The proteins below come from a single Candidatus Methylomirabilota bacterium genomic window:
- a CDS encoding ATP-binding cassette domain-containing protein, translated as MITLRSVTKRFGDRVALDGVSIDVRPAATHVLLGSSGSGKSTVLRVILGLVEPDAGEAMVDGTPVTPSTRAELVRRMGYVVQDGGLYPHLTAHQNVTLPTEAHGWDTARARARVAELGTMVGLDEESLRLYPRELSGGQRQRVGLMRALVLDPPVLLLDEPLGALDPIVRAELQGQLGRLFATLGKTVVLVTHDIREAALLGSTITLMTAGRIVQQGAFADLVERPATPFVTQFLTAQTLSAAAPGGG; from the coding sequence ATGATCACGCTGCGGTCGGTGACCAAGCGCTTCGGCGATCGCGTTGCCCTGGACGGCGTGTCGATCGATGTGCGGCCCGCCGCCACCCACGTCCTCCTGGGCTCCAGCGGATCGGGAAAGTCCACGGTGCTGCGGGTCATCCTCGGTCTCGTCGAGCCGGATGCGGGCGAGGCGATGGTTGACGGGACGCCTGTCACTCCCTCGACCCGGGCGGAGCTCGTGAGACGCATGGGCTACGTCGTGCAAGACGGCGGGCTCTATCCGCATCTGACCGCCCACCAGAACGTGACGCTCCCCACCGAGGCGCATGGCTGGGACACCGCGCGAGCCCGTGCGCGCGTGGCCGAGCTGGGGACCATGGTGGGGCTCGACGAGGAGAGCTTGCGGCTCTATCCGCGCGAGCTCAGCGGGGGACAGCGCCAGCGCGTGGGACTCATGCGCGCGCTCGTGCTGGATCCACCGGTGCTCCTCCTCGATGAGCCGCTGGGAGCGCTCGACCCGATTGTTCGGGCCGAGCTGCAAGGCCAGCTCGGTCGCCTCTTCGCCACTCTTGGCAAGACCGTGGTGCTGGTGACCCACGATATCCGTGAGGCGGCCCTCCTCGGCAGCACCATCACCCTCATGACGGCGGGAAGGATAGTCCAGCAGGGCGCCTTCGCCGACCTCGTCGAGCGGCCCGCCACGCCGTTCGTGACCCAGTTCCTCACGGCCCAGACGCTGAGCGCCGCCGCTCCGGGAGGCGGCTAG
- a CDS encoding glycine betaine ABC transporter substrate-binding protein — translation MRMLIGAAIAMLLLNGPAASAAPDGIIRVGSKSFTESYILAEIAAQVIERVGEARVDRRPGLGGTGITYRAIASEAIDLYPEYTGTLGRIILKDPALRTPEAIRARLRAAGLTISDPLGFNNTYALAVRADTAERLGLRSIGDLARHPELSAAFSSGFLEREDGWPGLTRHYGLSLAKVRVMEHALTYRAMASGEVDVMDVFSTDGQLERLRLRILQDDRRFFPDYSAVLLARRDMAERYPRTWARLREVLEGSLDDARMAKLNAMADLDGKSVAEVAATFLGGTRPDSPRRAGIVAELYTLTLDHLVLVLISLAAAIVLGIPLGIVAARFRRTGQVELGTIGMLQTVPALALLVFMIPLFGIGKGPALVALSLYALLPVVRSTYAGLMGIDGNLLDIAFVLGLGRLKRLVRIELPLASISIMSGIKTAAVMTVGTATLAAFIGGGGYGTLIVRGLALDDTATILAGAGPAAAMAVAFHVAFELLDRLAVPRGLRR, via the coding sequence ATGCGGATGCTCATAGGCGCGGCGATCGCCATGTTGCTGCTCAACGGACCTGCGGCGAGCGCGGCGCCGGACGGAATCATCCGCGTGGGCTCGAAGTCCTTCACCGAGAGCTATATCCTCGCGGAGATCGCCGCCCAGGTGATCGAGCGGGTCGGCGAGGCCCGGGTCGACCGACGGCCCGGACTCGGCGGCACCGGCATCACGTATCGGGCCATCGCCTCGGAGGCCATCGACCTCTACCCCGAGTACACGGGCACCCTGGGCCGCATCATCCTGAAGGACCCGGCGCTTCGCACGCCCGAGGCCATCCGCGCGCGCCTTCGGGCCGCGGGGCTAACCATCAGCGATCCCCTCGGCTTCAACAATACGTACGCGCTCGCCGTCCGTGCCGACACCGCGGAGCGCCTCGGGCTCCGGAGCATCGGCGATCTCGCGCGGCATCCGGAGCTGTCCGCGGCCTTCAGCTCGGGCTTTCTCGAGCGCGAGGACGGCTGGCCCGGACTCACGCGCCACTATGGTCTGTCGCTGGCCAAGGTCCGGGTGATGGAGCATGCTCTGACCTACCGCGCGATGGCCAGCGGCGAGGTGGATGTCATGGACGTCTTCTCGACGGACGGGCAGCTCGAGCGGCTGCGCCTGCGCATCCTCCAGGACGATCGGCGCTTCTTCCCAGACTACTCGGCGGTTCTCCTGGCGCGCCGGGACATGGCCGAGCGGTACCCGCGCACGTGGGCGCGACTCCGCGAGGTCCTCGAGGGATCGCTCGACGACGCGCGCATGGCCAAGCTCAACGCCATGGCCGACCTGGACGGCAAGAGCGTGGCCGAGGTCGCCGCGACCTTTCTTGGTGGCACGCGACCGGACTCGCCGCGCCGGGCGGGCATCGTGGCGGAGCTCTACACCCTCACCCTCGATCATCTGGTCCTCGTCCTGATCTCCCTGGCCGCCGCCATCGTGCTCGGCATACCGCTGGGCATCGTCGCGGCCAGGTTCCGGCGCACCGGTCAGGTCGAGCTTGGCACCATCGGCATGCTGCAGACGGTGCCCGCCCTCGCCCTCCTCGTCTTCATGATTCCGCTCTTCGGCATCGGGAAGGGTCCGGCTCTCGTCGCCCTGTCCCTGTATGCGCTCCTCCCCGTGGTGCGCAGCACGTACGCGGGGCTCATGGGCATCGACGGGAATCTTCTGGACATCGCCTTCGTGCTCGGGCTCGGACGGCTGAAGCGCCTCGTCCGCATCGAGCTCCCCCTCGCCTCGATCAGCATCATGTCGGGCATCAAGACGGCCGCCGTCATGACGGTGGGCACGGCCACCCTCGCCGCGTTCATCGGCGGGGGCGGCTACGGGACGCTGATCGTGCGCGGGCTCGCGCTGGACGACACGGCGACCATCCTGGCCGGAGCGGGGCCGGCCGCCGCGATGGCAGTGGCCTTTCACGTCGCCTTCGAGCTTCTGGACCGGCTCGCCGTCCCGCGGGGCCTCCGCCGCTAA